The sequence ACAAAaaaaagttccgcgtgaacacatggatcaataattcCCGAGACTaaggcagagatggcgctcgtagtaaaccagtaaccacgtctttctagagtactaacctttgcttgaaacgggtgaaattttaagttgatccgaccagaaacagctgagttatcgaggttggagtaaagtcgttttgtagtttgtttaaaaaatggaaaaaaaccgagtttcgttttttgataaaacattgttttttaatgggtaaaaacaccgtgcaagcgaaacaatggattgaaaaatgttatccggactcttgtccatcaaaagcaacgatttgtcggtggttcgccgagtttaaacgtggtcgtaccgacacaaatgacgcggaacgctcgggtagacctgtggaagccgttacaccggaaaatgtgagtgaagtgacaaaaattataatgatagatcgtaaagtgaagctccgtgagattgctgagatgacacagatatcatatggaagtgtatttactatccttcatgaaaaattgagcatgaaaaaggttttttccaagtgggtgccgcgattgctttcgatggaacaaaaacagcaacgagtcgatgattcagaaagcagtttatcgaaaaaataacgttggaaccattgtattacCCTAAaaggttgatgaataaaaaaaaattgcaaacaaaatgttgtttccattgtttgtctcgggacttattgatccatgtgttagctgCCTAAACAAAatctgaaagtacagaacatgttccgtgtttactttctcttgtaTCTGAACTTTGGGTTTGTTgggattttctgtgaaattcctTTTTAGTGTCGAAGCGATGATATTTTATCCTACTATATAATGATTTGTGGATTGGAAGTCAAAATGGCTTGGACCCTACATTTAGATAGTATTGTTGGGCTGAGATATTATATACTACTTAAATAGTTTGGTAATATATTTGTTCACTTCGAGTATAATTAGCAGGAAAATACAAATACATTGTTTTTATATCATTGGGTCTCTTAAATAACTCTAAATTTGTAGTCATTCACAATGAACTGCATATATTTTGTTCTTCGGGTACAAAATATAATGTTTTGGGTGCGAAATATACAGTAGATGTAATGTATTCTCATTATTTCTAAGTAATTTAAGTTATTCTCTATTTTGTATGTAACGAAGACTAGAGGTCACCTTTGAAAACATGAACATAACTTGAAACAAAACATTCGGAACGATCGGTTTTTCATTTCTAAAATAGAGAAAATGCAACAAAACAGAGCGTATTACATTCGAAACTAAGTAATCATATAACTTATGAATCTTCTGAAGACTTCGGATCACTCAATATATTTTGATTTCTCACTTGTTGTGCTATCTTTGTTACGCGTTGAACAATACATTTGAATGTTGGAAAGAGCATAGGAAGTAGATTTGTTTTCTAATGTAGTTTGTCGTAAGTGTTTTTGTGGGCATAACCGGCAACATAACCGGAGTCATCCGTTACGTCTTTACGTCCGGCTATTCCTTTGCCTTTGCCCGTCTCATCGAATCGTTGCTTGTGTGAACCGGTGTACCGCGAAGTATCGGTCAATCGGGCTACTGTTTCGGCTGCCTTGCCGGGCTAGAAGAAATTGTTTCTGCTGTGAGAACCGAACTGTACAACTGTACAATGAATTTAAGCTACTTACGGTGGAATTGTGAACGCCAGGAGCACCGCAGTTGGCCATTTTGCCTTTGATATCCTCCAACTCGACTTTTTTAGTTTTCGCAAGATCTTCGAGAAACTTGTTGTAGTCTTCCAATGTAAGTTTCATTGATTTCAGCTTCTTAAAATGGATACCCGTGTCGGTGGTGGTAATCTTCTTGTCGATAACCTGAAGAAATGGAAAAAGTCTGCTTGAATTCATCAATTGACGTATCTCTCATAAGCATATAAGTTACTGTAggattttaatttaaaaacacTAGGAAACTTTTTGCCAATACAAGCGATGTGGTCGTCACTTACGAAACCGATTGTAGGAAACCAAAATGACCATTTTCAACCAGTATTGTCACTTGTTTGCATTTAGTTTTCGCCTGCTTAGTATTGAACCGCGAGCAACCTGAGCTGCTAATGAACTGATGAGCCGAACaagaaatttaaaacaaaatgaaaatagaCATGTGCGCTTAACACTAACCGTTACCCTTGAGAAACTAAACCTCTAAATGGTTAATTGTATTCGTTTAGATATTCTATGGAAAATATACAATTTTATCTATTGAAATCGATGCGTGgaaatatttaaaatcaattggAGCGAAAATATTATTAATCGAAACGAAATTGGCTGAGTCGTAAACCTGACCActtatattgtattacatttctagtTTTCACATAGAAAATTTCTGATGCAGAATGTGCATCATGCTTGTGATCATAATACACGTTTCCAGCTAAATGTTTTATGCTGATTTGTTGAAACGATTGCAATGATATAAACCTTCAATCACCAAACTAGTCAAAACAAACTGATGATTGTTTTTGTGCACTAGCTAACGTTTGTACACCGCTACCAAATTGTGTGCGTGCAAAAACCTTCGACTTCCGACGTCGAATTCCAATTTGATATGTGTAGGAACAGTTGCACAACTAGCCAAAGTGCAAATAATGATATTTACCTTTGCTTGTTTCATCCACTTATCACTCTGGGACAGGGTCAAGTGCTTGCCATCGGACTTGGTGTCACCAAACTTCGAGAATGCTCTAAACTGCTCCTTGAACGCTGCAGCCGATACCGGAGGAGTACTGCTGGGTGTTGAATTATTGCCTTCCTTTTTGGAAGTGTCGTTGTGTTCTGTTGTTTTCGGTGTGGCCCCTTTCGATTCAACCGGCGCGGCTTTACTATCGTCTTCCAATGCCATTTGGGCTACTTCGACTGCGGCCTTGTCCACGGCATCGGAACCATTCTGTGTTTTATCAGCCATGATGATGGACCTAAAAAGATAGAATAACacgataaaaaataataaaaatttgattACATGAACCTAACCGGTGTATTGCTACATGAGAATACATGATTTTGGTAATTCAAGGAAACCATCAAACTGTGTTCTCGACGGTTGTTATAAAATCTAGTGCTGAAACTTCTTTCGGCACCCGTGTGAGTACAACGGACGTgatgaaaattcaaattttagcgCCTAAGCGTCCATCTATAGTGTCAATGATATAGCTAACGAATCTATTTGAGTCTATGATCTCATGTGCGCACACTTCCAATACATCAATCATACAGTTCCCTCTACAATGAGGTGCTAATGGGAGAGGATTCCAGTTGCTTGTTAACGATGAAGAGTGCGGCAAGAACACCAACTGATAAAAGCTACCTCGTCTAAGCGAAACAGTAATTTTTTGTGAATTATCACCAAAACCAAATAAGTCTTATCTAATAGTCACGTCATTTTTCACTGTTTGGATTTTTTTGCATGCTCTTACAAATGAGCGTTTCAAAGGATTAaaattgtatttgttttgtagttaATTTAGTTGTTTCAACGTTAAGAGCGTATATTCAGCTAGGGTGTTAATGTCAAGTGAGCATTAACGACGGATTCAAATGTAATTAAGAACttttgcaattcagtatacgtttatccaactgagggttagcaggacctttttttcgacccgttttcggtttatcctcaaaggtgttatcc comes from Malaya genurostris strain Urasoe2022 chromosome 3, Malgen_1.1, whole genome shotgun sequence and encodes:
- the LOC131435836 gene encoding tubulin polymerization-promoting protein homolog isoform X2, encoding MADKTQNGSDAVDKAAVEVAQMALEDDSKAAPVESKGATPKTTEHNDTSKKEGNNSTPSSTPPVSAAAFKEQFRAFSKFGDTKSDGKHLTLSQSDKWMKQAKVIDKKITTTDTGIHFKKLKSMKLTLEDYNKFLEDLAKTKKVELEDIKGKMANCGAPGVHNSTPGKAAETVARLTDTSRYTGSHKQRFDETGKGKGIAGRKDVTDDSGYVAGYAHKNTYDKLH
- the LOC131435836 gene encoding tubulin polymerization-promoting protein homolog isoform X1, with protein sequence MYSHVAIHRSIIMADKTQNGSDAVDKAAVEVAQMALEDDSKAAPVESKGATPKTTEHNDTSKKEGNNSTPSSTPPVSAAAFKEQFRAFSKFGDTKSDGKHLTLSQSDKWMKQAKVIDKKITTTDTGIHFKKLKSMKLTLEDYNKFLEDLAKTKKVELEDIKGKMANCGAPGVHNSTPGKAAETVARLTDTSRYTGSHKQRFDETGKGKGIAGRKDVTDDSGYVAGYAHKNTYDKLH